One Tamlana carrageenivorans genomic region harbors:
- a CDS encoding 4'-phosphopantetheinyl transferase family protein — MPLYKTITPNSQTTVKIWKIEESYNDLLDSVALKPETLQRVLGMKSALHQRGFLSVRKLLAELGYDDFDLFYDENGKPHLKDGKQISITHSFIFSAVIISDSIVGIDIEKQREKIPVIAHKFIDYEFDYLKKDAPDYIRKLTTIWCVKESLYKLFATPGLSFKDYFLVIPFELKDEETKAWIDYRDKKHPYNIHFLEFEGFTCAYAVDS; from the coding sequence ATGCCTCTTTATAAAACCATAACACCAAATTCGCAAACTACTGTTAAAATCTGGAAGATTGAAGAATCCTACAACGATTTATTAGATTCAGTAGCTTTAAAACCAGAAACCTTACAACGTGTTTTGGGCATGAAGAGTGCATTACACCAGCGCGGTTTCCTTAGTGTCCGTAAATTACTGGCCGAATTGGGGTATGATGATTTCGATTTGTTTTACGATGAAAACGGAAAGCCTCATTTAAAAGATGGTAAACAGATTTCCATAACCCATTCGTTTATTTTTTCTGCGGTGATTATCTCCGATAGCATTGTGGGTATCGATATTGAAAAACAACGTGAAAAAATTCCAGTGATCGCCCATAAGTTTATAGATTATGAGTTTGATTATTTAAAGAAGGATGCTCCCGATTATATTAGGAAACTCACCACCATTTGGTGCGTTAAAGAGTCTTTATATAAATTATTTGCAACGCCAGGATTGAGTTTTAAAGACTACTTTTTAGTGATTCCTTTTGAGTTGAAAGATGAAGAAACGAAGGCATGGATTGATTATAGAGATAAAAAACATCCTTATAATATTCATTTTTTAGAATTTGAAGGTTTTACCTGCGCTTACGCTGTTGATAGTTAA
- a CDS encoding geranylgeranylglyceryl/heptaprenylglyceryl phosphate synthase codes for MNNIYQNILKSVLEKKKLLAVLIDPDKFPVENAASFLQKVNTSQATHVFVGGSTVDDFVTEILVLEIKKYTQLPVVLFPGDVTQITNKADAILFLSLISGRNPEYLIGKHIKAVSKLQRSTLEVVPTGYLLIESGKVTAVERVTGEKPLSRSNIQEVADTAYAGQLLGMKLIYLEAGSGAQSALTRTMISEVKKTLNIPLIVGGGIRSKQQLDEAYKAGADLVVIGTAFEEHTTFFEELKREKHYESP; via the coding sequence GTGAATAACATATACCAAAACATATTAAAATCGGTTTTAGAGAAAAAAAAGCTATTAGCGGTTTTAATAGATCCTGATAAATTTCCTGTTGAAAACGCTGCTTCTTTTCTGCAAAAAGTAAACACCTCTCAAGCCACGCATGTTTTTGTTGGAGGTAGTACGGTTGATGATTTTGTGACCGAAATATTAGTCCTTGAAATAAAGAAATACACCCAATTACCTGTGGTTTTATTTCCTGGTGATGTGACACAAATTACCAATAAAGCCGATGCTATTTTATTCTTGTCACTTATTTCTGGGCGAAATCCAGAGTATTTGATTGGAAAACATATTAAAGCGGTTTCAAAATTGCAAAGGAGCACCTTGGAGGTTGTTCCAACAGGCTATTTATTAATTGAAAGTGGAAAAGTGACTGCTGTAGAACGGGTTACAGGCGAAAAGCCTTTAAGTCGATCGAACATCCAAGAGGTTGCTGATACCGCTTACGCCGGACAATTGTTAGGCATGAAACTCATTTACTTAGAGGCGGGTAGTGGAGCTCAATCAGCTTTAACGAGGACTATGATTTCTGAAGTCAAAAAAACTTTAAATATTCCTCTCATCGTTGGTGGTGGTATAAGAAGTAAACAACAGCTTGATGAAGCTTACAAGGCTGGAGCCGATTTGGTGGTAATTGGTACCGCATTTGAAGAGCATACCACATTTTTTGAAGAATTAAAAAGAGAGAAACATTATGAAAGTCCATAA
- a CDS encoding thiamine-binding protein encodes MKISVELTLTPIQDNYEPAIIHFIKKLRDSGLTVLENPLSTQVYGDYDTVMALLTSEIKEAFELIERGLLFMKIVKSDRHDYEPHF; translated from the coding sequence ATGAAAATATCCGTTGAATTAACCTTAACACCCATTCAGGACAATTACGAGCCAGCCATCATTCATTTTATTAAAAAATTGCGTGATTCGGGTTTAACGGTTCTTGAAAATCCGTTAAGTACACAAGTGTATGGCGATTATGATACCGTGATGGCCTTGCTTACTTCCGAAATAAAAGAAGCTTTCGAATTGATTGAACGTGGATTACTTTTTATGAAAATTGTAAAATCGGATAGACACGACTATGAACCACATTTTTGA
- the pnuC gene encoding nicotinamide riboside transporter PnuC encodes MNHIFDWFFSQYQGTPTHLVVLELIGVFFGFLSVWYSKQENILVYPTGIISTAIFVYILYVYGLLGDMFINAYYFTMSIYGWYYWTRKDQNDNEVPVTKTTKKEHLWSVVIFLLTMVFVIFIYLYNDKFNSWTAYIDTLTTAIFFVGMWLMAKKKLENWVYWIIGDIISVPLYYYKGLMFTSFQYLIFTIIAIYGYKAWKKSLNNSPQML; translated from the coding sequence ATGAACCACATTTTTGATTGGTTTTTTTCGCAATATCAAGGCACTCCAACACACCTTGTGGTTTTGGAACTCATTGGGGTCTTTTTTGGCTTTCTGAGTGTTTGGTATTCTAAGCAAGAAAATATTTTAGTATACCCAACTGGCATTATCAGTACAGCTATTTTTGTATACATATTATATGTTTACGGACTTTTAGGCGATATGTTTATTAATGCCTATTATTTTACAATGAGCATTTATGGATGGTATTATTGGACACGAAAAGACCAAAATGATAATGAAGTTCCTGTAACTAAAACAACTAAAAAGGAGCATCTTTGGAGTGTGGTTATTTTTTTATTAACCATGGTTTTTGTGATTTTTATCTATCTATATAATGATAAATTTAACTCTTGGACGGCCTATATTGACACCTTAACAACAGCCATATTTTTTGTAGGCATGTGGCTTATGGCTAAAAAGAAACTAGAAAACTGGGTGTATTGGATTATTGGTGATATCATTTCGGTGCCCTTATACTATTACAAAGGATTAATGTTTACATCCTTTCAATATTTAATTTTTACAATAATTGCCATTTATGGTTATAAAGCATGGAAGAAAAGTTTAAACAACAGCCCTCAAATGTTATAA
- a CDS encoding AAA family ATPase: MEEKFKQQPSNVIKVVLFGPESTGKTTLSRQLARYYNSVWVPEYAREYLQNKWNNERKTCEPQDLLPIAEGQMRLENELAQKTNTVLICDTDLLETKVYSEVYYLGSCDPILEKYALENTYDLYFLTYIDTPWEADDLRDKPDQREAMFEAFQNELIKHNKPYVLLKGSKKQRLETAVKHIDKLLK, encoded by the coding sequence ATGGAAGAAAAGTTTAAACAACAGCCCTCAAATGTTATAAAAGTGGTGTTGTTTGGGCCCGAATCCACAGGAAAAACCACGCTATCTAGACAACTTGCGCGATATTACAATTCGGTTTGGGTGCCCGAGTATGCCCGTGAGTATCTTCAAAACAAATGGAATAACGAGCGCAAAACCTGTGAGCCGCAAGATTTACTACCCATTGCCGAAGGCCAAATGCGCTTAGAAAACGAACTGGCTCAAAAAACAAATACGGTTTTAATTTGCGACACCGATTTATTGGAAACTAAAGTGTATTCTGAAGTTTACTATTTAGGATCTTGCGATCCCATACTTGAAAAATATGCTTTGGAAAATACTTACGATTTGTATTTTTTGACCTATATTGATACGCCTTGGGAAGCAGACGATTTAAGGGATAAGCCAGACCAACGCGAAGCCATGTTTGAAGCTTTTCAAAACGAACTAATTAAACATAATAAACCCTATGTTTTACTAAAAGGGAGTAAAAAACAACGCCTTGAAACCGCCGTAAAACATATTGATAAATTATTAAAATAA
- a CDS encoding DUF4301 family protein: MFEDRDIQQIYSKGITLNQIKAQVARLEDGMTHSVLIGAATIGKGIERYDASETEKLIQLYEAKKENLSILKFVPASGAATRMFKFLFQFLQKYNPSKETIESYIGKEANSQVETFISNLKQFPFYDEVLTKVRDTNPNFDNLSRGERCLYFVKMMLDEDALNYSFFPKGLLPFHQYNGKIVTAFQEHLFEATLYASSKNQANLHFTVSEKHQEYFDKTLKAIKSDLEAETGVTFNISFSFQKEATETVALTAKDEVYKNEDGSILFRPAGHGALLENLNDLDHDIIFIKNIDNIVVADKNSEVSNYKKLLAGVLLEAQEKVFAYLQKLTEGTAEEADFNLMVLFLRYRLNVPVSVDFDTYTFEEKTAYLIDKFNRPIRVCGMVKNQGEPGGGPFWVKDKNDEVSLQIVEFAQIDFSKTVQQGIVYKATHFNPTDLVCGVKDYKGNKFNLKDFVDPEAAFITSKTHNGIDIKALELPGLWNGSMAYWNSIFVEVPLETFNPVKTVNDLLKPEHQAS; the protein is encoded by the coding sequence ATGTTTGAAGATAGAGATATTCAACAAATCTATAGCAAAGGCATTACTCTAAACCAAATTAAAGCTCAAGTCGCTCGATTAGAAGATGGTATGACCCATTCTGTTTTAATTGGAGCCGCTACCATAGGAAAAGGAATAGAACGCTATGATGCTTCTGAAACCGAAAAATTAATACAGTTATACGAAGCGAAGAAAGAAAACTTAAGCATTTTAAAATTTGTACCAGCTTCGGGTGCAGCTACAAGAATGTTTAAATTTTTATTTCAATTTTTACAAAAGTACAATCCTTCCAAAGAAACAATTGAGTCTTACATCGGTAAGGAGGCAAATAGCCAAGTGGAAACCTTTATTTCTAATTTGAAACAGTTCCCTTTTTATGATGAAGTACTTACCAAAGTCCGTGATACTAATCCGAATTTTGATAATTTATCTCGAGGTGAACGTTGCTTGTATTTCGTAAAAATGATGCTAGATGAAGATGCTTTAAATTACAGTTTTTTTCCAAAAGGGTTACTGCCGTTTCATCAATATAATGGGAAAATAGTCACCGCTTTTCAAGAACATTTGTTTGAAGCGACCTTGTATGCCTCTTCAAAAAACCAAGCAAATTTACATTTTACGGTTTCAGAAAAACATCAGGAATATTTCGATAAGACCCTTAAAGCGATTAAATCGGATTTAGAAGCCGAAACTGGTGTAACTTTTAATATTTCATTTTCTTTTCAGAAGGAAGCTACCGAAACTGTTGCACTTACAGCTAAAGATGAGGTTTATAAAAATGAAGATGGTTCTATTTTATTCAGGCCAGCAGGACACGGTGCCTTATTAGAGAATTTAAACGATTTAGATCACGATATTATCTTCATTAAAAACATTGATAATATTGTTGTTGCCGATAAAAATAGTGAAGTATCTAATTATAAAAAACTATTAGCGGGTGTTTTATTAGAAGCACAAGAAAAGGTGTTTGCTTATTTGCAAAAATTAACAGAAGGTACTGCTGAAGAAGCCGATTTTAACTTAATGGTACTCTTTTTACGTTACCGATTAAATGTACCGGTGAGTGTCGATTTTGACACCTATACTTTTGAAGAAAAAACGGCTTATTTAATAGATAAGTTTAATCGTCCTATTCGTGTTTGTGGTATGGTTAAAAACCAGGGTGAACCTGGGGGTGGGCCATTTTGGGTGAAAGATAAAAATGACGAAGTTTCACTTCAAATTGTAGAATTCGCGCAAATCGATTTTAGTAAAACCGTACAGCAAGGCATCGTTTATAAAGCCACACACTTTAATCCAACCGATTTGGTTTGTGGTGTGAAAGATTATAAGGGGAATAAATTCAATCTTAAAGATTTTGTTGATCCCGAAGCTGCTTTTATCACCTCTAAAACGCATAATGGCATCGATATAAAAGCTTTGGAGTTACCAGGGCTATGGAACGGAAGTATGGCCTATTGGAATTCTATTTTTGTTGAAGTACCTCTTGAAACCTTTAATCCGGTAAAAACGGTGAATGATTTGTTGAAGCCAGAACATCAAGCATCCTAA